The following proteins are encoded in a genomic region of Corticium candelabrum chromosome 19, ooCorCand1.1, whole genome shotgun sequence:
- the LOC134195166 gene encoding uncharacterized protein LOC134195166, which produces MGDIRERIKRREYDRERRPRPSTANSATSSRSSQHSRSDPSLQEQLQPVGGQDVDLEHLQLSPTATCETIYTGEIDYAELATAAGTVATPRQQVLLLHHETRCPVALWFPADNFQMIDSFLIEIIQIIDGEMIIPGSRGRKLASMELNEKIIWKKQDCQII; this is translated from the exons ATGGGAGACATAAGAGAGAGAATAAAACGGCGTGAGTATGACAGAGA ACGAAGACCTCGTCCTTCGACAGCAAATTCCGCCACAAGCTCGAGATCGTCTCAGCACTCTAGATCTGATCCATCTCTGCAAGAACAGCTCCAGCCAGTTGGTGGTCAAGACGTAGATTTGGAAcacctgcagctgtcgccaACTGCAACCTGTGAAACTATTTATACAG gTGAAATAGATTATGCAGAGCTGGCGACAGCTGCAGGGACTGTAGCAACTCCAAGACAACAGGTGCTGCTGTTGCACCATGAGACGCGCTGTCCGGTGGCTCTGTGGTTTCCAGCTGACAACTTCCAAATGATAG ATTCTTTTTTAATTGAAATCATTCAAATTATTGATGGGGAAATGATTATACCGGGAAGCAGAGGAAGAAAACTGGCATCAATGGAATTAAAT GAGAAAATTATATGGAAGAAACAAGATTgtcaaataatttaa